One window from the genome of Streptomyces sp. NBC_01476 encodes:
- a CDS encoding HipA family kinase yields the protein MLREVTGIRYVTPLREGGSVPGVVEADDLGTYVVKFTGAAQGRKALIAEVIAGELGRRLGLRVPELVRFDFDPVIGLGEPDVEIQDLLKASGGLNLGMDFLPGALGFDPLVFGMEPEEASRIVWFDALIGNVDRSWRNPNMLVWHRNVWLIDHGASLIWHHNWKSAAAASAKPYDASDHALSRFSPEPAAVAAELAARVTEELLIEVTALVPDEWLTDEPGFDTPDDVRRAYRELLAARAVDVHQRITTGQRPEKQPPPEWLRPWVEGKNAK from the coding sequence ATGTTGAGAGAAGTGACCGGCATCCGCTACGTGACGCCGCTGCGTGAGGGCGGCTCGGTGCCCGGTGTGGTCGAGGCCGACGACCTCGGCACCTACGTCGTGAAGTTCACCGGCGCCGCGCAGGGCCGCAAGGCGCTGATCGCGGAGGTGATCGCCGGGGAGCTCGGCAGGCGGCTGGGGCTGCGCGTGCCCGAACTGGTGCGCTTCGACTTCGACCCGGTGATCGGACTCGGTGAGCCCGACGTGGAGATTCAGGACCTGCTGAAGGCGAGCGGCGGGCTCAACCTCGGGATGGACTTCCTGCCCGGCGCCCTCGGGTTCGATCCCCTGGTCTTCGGGATGGAACCCGAGGAGGCGAGCCGGATCGTCTGGTTCGACGCGCTCATCGGCAACGTCGACCGTTCGTGGCGGAACCCTAACATGCTGGTCTGGCACCGGAACGTGTGGCTCATCGACCACGGTGCCTCACTGATCTGGCACCACAACTGGAAGTCGGCGGCGGCAGCTTCGGCGAAACCGTACGACGCCTCGGACCACGCGCTCTCCCGCTTCTCACCCGAACCTGCGGCTGTCGCGGCCGAGTTGGCGGCCAGGGTGACGGAGGAACTCCTCATCGAGGTGACCGCTCTCGTGCCCGACGAGTGGCTGACCGACGAGCCCGGCTTCGACACCCCCGACGACGTGCGCCGCGCCTACCGCGAACTGCTGGCCGCCCGCGCGGTGGATGTCCACCAGCGGATCACCACCGGTCAGCGGCCGGAGAAACAGCCGCCGCCGGAGTGGCTGCGCCCCTGGGTCGAAGGGAAGAACGCCAAGTGA
- a CDS encoding SDR family oxidoreductase encodes MTQLPPASGRVALVTGASRGIGYGIAQALVARGDRVCITGRNEDALKEAVEKLGPDRAIGVAGKAHDLEHQAVAVERTMEAFGRIDHLVNNAGTNPVYGLLSEIDLAVVRKVYETNVISALGFAQQTWKAWQKENGGAIVNITSIAGLAPSPLIAAYGMSKAAMVNLTVQLAAEMAPGVRVNAISPAVVKTRFAAALYEGREEEAAAGYPLRRLGVPEDIGGAAAFLLSDQAGWITGQNLVIDGGIFLRAGS; translated from the coding sequence ATGACTCAGCTCCCCCCCGCCAGCGGCCGTGTGGCCCTGGTCACCGGCGCAAGCCGCGGTATCGGCTACGGCATCGCGCAGGCGCTCGTCGCCCGCGGTGACCGCGTCTGCATCACCGGACGCAACGAGGACGCCCTCAAAGAGGCCGTCGAGAAGCTCGGCCCCGACCGGGCCATCGGCGTGGCCGGCAAAGCCCACGACCTGGAGCACCAGGCGGTCGCCGTCGAGCGCACCATGGAGGCGTTCGGCCGGATCGACCACCTGGTCAACAACGCGGGCACCAACCCGGTCTACGGCCTGCTCAGCGAGATCGACCTCGCGGTGGTCCGCAAGGTCTACGAGACCAATGTGATCTCGGCGCTCGGCTTCGCCCAGCAGACCTGGAAGGCCTGGCAGAAGGAGAACGGCGGTGCGATCGTCAACATCACCTCGATCGCCGGCCTGGCGCCGTCGCCCCTCATCGCGGCCTACGGCATGAGCAAGGCCGCCATGGTCAACCTCACGGTGCAGCTCGCCGCCGAGATGGCCCCCGGAGTACGGGTCAACGCCATCTCGCCGGCGGTGGTGAAGACCAGGTTCGCCGCCGCGCTGTACGAGGGGCGCGAGGAGGAGGCTGCCGCAGGGTATCCGCTGCGGCGGCTCGGCGTCCCCGAGGACATCGGCGGCGCCGCCGCCTTCCTGCTCTCCGACCAGGCCGGCTGGATCACCGGCCAGAACCTGGTGATCGACGGCGGGATCTTCCTGCGGGCCGGCTCCTGA
- a CDS encoding dihydrolipoyl dehydrogenase family protein produces the protein MSDAARTYDVVVIGAGPVGENVADRTRAAGLSTVIVESELVGGECSYWACMPSKALLRPVVARAEARRLPGLSDAVAGPLDAPEVLSRRDAFTSHWKDDGQVGWLESVHVDLVRGHGRLDGPRTVTVATPDGGSVTLTARHAVAVCTGTDAALPELPGLADVRPWTSREATSAKEVPGRLVVVGGGVVAVEMATAWQALGAQVTVLVRGSALLSKMEPFAGELVADGLREAGADVRFGVSVVSAIRENGQVLVGLDDGGELTADEILFATGRTPRTRDVGLETVGLTPGDWLTVDDTLRVTGVEDGWLYAVGDANHRALMTHQGKYQGRIAGAVIAARAKGEPLDDRPWGPHAATADTAAVPQVVFTDPEVGAVGLTAQEAERAGRRIQVVDYDIADVSGASLYGDGYRGKARMVVDLDRGHLIGVTFAGPGVGELLHSATIAVTGEVPVERLWHAVPSYPTISEIWLRLLETYRG, from the coding sequence ATGAGCGACGCCGCCCGCACCTACGACGTGGTGGTCATCGGAGCGGGACCGGTGGGCGAGAACGTCGCCGACCGCACCCGGGCCGCCGGGCTCAGCACGGTGATCGTGGAGAGCGAACTCGTCGGCGGCGAGTGCTCGTACTGGGCGTGCATGCCGAGCAAGGCACTGCTGCGGCCGGTGGTGGCCAGGGCCGAGGCCCGCCGGCTGCCCGGGCTGAGCGACGCGGTGGCCGGGCCGCTGGACGCGCCCGAAGTGCTCTCCCGGCGCGACGCGTTCACCTCGCACTGGAAGGACGACGGCCAGGTGGGCTGGCTGGAGTCGGTGCACGTCGACCTGGTGCGCGGCCACGGCAGGCTCGACGGCCCCCGCACCGTGACGGTGGCGACTCCGGACGGCGGCAGCGTGACGCTCACCGCCCGGCACGCGGTCGCCGTCTGCACCGGCACCGACGCGGCGCTGCCCGAGCTGCCGGGACTGGCCGACGTGCGGCCGTGGACCAGCCGGGAGGCCACCAGCGCCAAGGAGGTCCCCGGGCGCCTGGTGGTGGTCGGCGGCGGGGTGGTCGCGGTCGAGATGGCGACCGCCTGGCAGGCGCTCGGCGCGCAGGTGACCGTGCTGGTGCGGGGGAGCGCGCTGCTGTCGAAGATGGAGCCGTTCGCGGGAGAACTGGTCGCCGACGGGCTGCGCGAGGCCGGGGCCGACGTGCGCTTCGGGGTGTCGGTGGTGTCGGCGATCCGCGAGAACGGGCAGGTGCTGGTCGGCCTCGACGACGGCGGCGAACTGACCGCCGACGAGATCCTCTTCGCCACCGGCCGCACCCCGCGCACCCGCGACGTGGGCCTCGAAACGGTGGGGCTGACCCCCGGCGACTGGCTGACGGTCGACGACACCCTGCGGGTGACCGGTGTCGAGGACGGCTGGCTGTACGCGGTCGGCGACGCCAACCACCGCGCGCTCATGACGCACCAGGGCAAGTACCAGGGCCGGATCGCGGGCGCGGTCATCGCCGCCCGGGCCAAGGGCGAACCGCTGGACGACCGGCCCTGGGGCCCGCACGCGGCAACCGCCGACACCGCCGCCGTGCCGCAGGTGGTCTTCACCGACCCCGAGGTCGGCGCCGTCGGCCTCACCGCACAGGAGGCCGAACGGGCCGGCCGCCGTATCCAGGTGGTGGACTACGACATCGCCGATGTCTCCGGCGCGAGCCTGTACGGCGACGGGTACCGCGGCAAGGCCCGGATGGTCGTGGACCTCGACCGCGGGCACCTGATCGGTGTCACTTTCGCCGGCCCCGGTGTCGGCGAACTGCTGCACTCGGCGACGATCGCGGTGACCGGCGAGGTCCCGGTGGAACGGCTCTGGCACGCCGTGCCCTCGTACCCGACGATCAGCGAGATCTGGCTGCGCCTGCTGGAGACGTACCGGGGCTGA
- a CDS encoding histidine phosphatase family protein → MGELVLIRHGETEWTLSGQHTSYTDLPLTPRGEDQARSLAPLLASRHIGCVLTSPMERARQTAKLAGLDQAQVDPNLREWDYGGYEGVTTREIHRTRPHWDQWTEGVIPGPEGHPGESAEDVGDRADRVLARVDAAFADGDGGDVVLVAHAHFLRVLTARRLGLPASDGALFQLSTGTVSRLGLEHGRHVLTAWNRQP, encoded by the coding sequence ATGGGCGAGCTTGTTCTGATCCGGCACGGAGAGACCGAGTGGACCCTCTCCGGGCAGCACACCAGCTACACCGACCTCCCGCTGACCCCCAGGGGTGAGGACCAGGCCCGTTCGCTGGCCCCGCTGCTGGCCTCCCGGCACATCGGATGCGTACTGACCAGTCCGATGGAGCGGGCCCGGCAGACCGCGAAGCTGGCCGGCCTCGACCAGGCCCAGGTGGACCCCAACCTGCGGGAGTGGGACTACGGCGGCTACGAGGGCGTCACCACCCGCGAGATCCACCGCACCCGCCCGCACTGGGACCAGTGGACCGAAGGCGTGATCCCGGGCCCCGAGGGGCACCCGGGCGAGAGCGCCGAGGACGTCGGCGACCGGGCGGACCGGGTACTGGCCCGGGTCGACGCGGCCTTCGCCGACGGCGACGGCGGCGATGTGGTGCTCGTCGCGCACGCCCACTTCCTGCGGGTCCTCACCGCCCGCCGCCTGGGTCTGCCGGCCTCCGACGGCGCGCTCTTCCAGCTGTCGACGGGTACGGTCAGCCGGCTCGGCCTTGAGCACGGACGCCATGTGCTGACCGCCTGGAACCGCCAGCCCTGA
- the ung gene encoding uracil-DNA glycosylase: MLPDSWETALGGELEKPYFKQLTDFVEEERREHRIFPPRDEVFAALDATPFDQVKVLILGQDPYHGEGQGHGLCFSVRPGVKTPPSLRNIFKELRDELGYPVPDNGYLMPWAEQGVLLLNAVLTVREGEANSHKGKGWEKFTDAVIKAVSARPDPAVFVLWGNYAKKKLPLIDTERHIVIQGAHPSPLSAKLFLGSRPFSQIDEAVKAQGHDPIDWRIPDLGATA, from the coding sequence ATGCTGCCCGATTCCTGGGAGACCGCGCTCGGTGGGGAGTTGGAGAAGCCGTACTTCAAGCAGCTCACCGACTTCGTCGAGGAGGAACGGCGCGAGCACCGGATCTTCCCGCCGCGTGACGAGGTCTTCGCGGCGCTGGACGCGACCCCGTTCGACCAGGTGAAGGTGCTCATCCTCGGCCAGGATCCGTACCACGGCGAGGGCCAGGGGCACGGCCTGTGCTTCTCGGTGCGGCCGGGCGTGAAGACCCCGCCGTCGCTGCGGAACATCTTCAAGGAACTGCGGGACGAGCTGGGTTACCCGGTGCCGGACAACGGCTATCTGATGCCGTGGGCCGAACAGGGTGTGCTGCTGCTCAACGCGGTGCTCACCGTCCGCGAGGGCGAGGCCAACTCGCACAAGGGCAAGGGCTGGGAGAAGTTCACCGACGCGGTGATCAAGGCGGTCTCCGCGCGCCCCGACCCGGCGGTCTTCGTGCTGTGGGGGAACTACGCCAAGAAGAAGCTGCCGCTGATCGACACCGAGCGGCACATCGTGATCCAGGGCGCCCACCCGTCACCGCTGTCGGCGAAGCTCTTCCTCGGCAGCCGCCCGTTCAGCCAGATCGACGAGGCGGTCAAGGCCCAGGGACACGACCCGATCGACTGGCGGATCCCCGACCTCGGCGCGACGGCCTAA
- a CDS encoding DUF3037 domain-containing protein, which translates to MSGRDVFEYALVRVVPRIERGEMINAGVLVYCRAKSYLGARIDLDETRLRCLDAEVDVAGVQAALRGYQGVCAGGGPAGQAAGDDAGRRFRWLTAPRSTIVQPGPIHTGLTADPDKEADRLLDLLVR; encoded by the coding sequence GTGAGCGGGCGCGACGTCTTCGAGTACGCGCTGGTGCGCGTGGTGCCGCGGATCGAGCGCGGCGAGATGATCAACGCCGGGGTGCTGGTCTACTGCCGGGCGAAGAGCTATCTGGGCGCGCGCATCGACCTGGACGAGACGCGGCTGCGCTGCCTCGACGCCGAGGTGGACGTCGCGGGCGTACAGGCGGCACTGCGTGGCTACCAGGGCGTCTGCGCGGGGGGCGGGCCGGCCGGGCAGGCGGCGGGGGACGACGCCGGCCGCCGTTTCCGCTGGCTCACGGCGCCGCGCAGCACGATCGTGCAGCCCGGCCCGATCCACACGGGGCTCACCGCGGACCCGGACAAGGAGGCCGACCGCCTCCTGGACCTCCTGGTCCGCTGA
- the lnt gene encoding apolipoprotein N-acyltransferase: MTVTAERHATPRLSSPWWRGAAVALAGALPALAFPAPSLWWLAYVALVPWMLLVRSAPTGRRAAIDGWLGGAGFMLAVHHWLLPSLSVFIVALALLLGVFWAPWGWTVRRLLGEGAGSGQAVAATVLVPSAWLLVELVRSWQYLGGPWGLFGASQWQFAPALRLVSIGGVWLVSFLLVLVNTCLVALLAVPAVRRPAGAALALAAAVTTAVWLWAPRAQQSGSARIAVVQSGVLAAGNSRFDREVQLTRGLVGSHPDLVVWGESSISVDLADHPQVTRKLTALSREVGADLLVNVDAPRADGKGISKTSELVGPDGVTGPTYDKMRLVPFGEYVPLRSVLGWATSVGKAAGQDRLPGTRQVVMDTGTLRLGPLVCFESAFPDMSRHLTGDGAQVLIAQSSTSSFQHSWAPAQHASLAALRAAEDWRPMVHATLTGISAVYDADGRPVGHRIGTSSSTSEVFQVPLATGRSPYARFGDWVPRLALLLALAALAYEVTARVRKSAAPVPEHAV; encoded by the coding sequence ATGACGGTGACGGCCGAGCGACATGCCACGCCCCGGCTGTCGTCGCCCTGGTGGCGCGGCGCGGCCGTCGCACTGGCGGGCGCGCTGCCCGCGCTGGCGTTCCCCGCGCCCTCCCTGTGGTGGCTCGCCTATGTCGCCCTGGTGCCGTGGATGCTGCTGGTCCGCTCGGCACCCACCGGGCGGCGGGCCGCGATCGACGGGTGGCTCGGCGGCGCCGGTTTCATGCTGGCCGTGCACCACTGGCTGCTGCCGAGCCTGAGTGTGTTCATCGTGGCGCTGGCGCTGCTGCTGGGGGTGTTCTGGGCGCCGTGGGGCTGGACGGTGCGCCGGCTGCTCGGCGAGGGCGCGGGCTCCGGTCAGGCGGTGGCGGCGACCGTGCTGGTCCCGTCGGCCTGGCTGCTGGTCGAGCTGGTGCGCTCCTGGCAGTACCTCGGCGGTCCCTGGGGGCTGTTCGGTGCCAGCCAGTGGCAGTTCGCGCCCGCGCTGCGGCTGGTGTCGATCGGCGGGGTCTGGCTGGTCAGTTTCCTGCTGGTGCTGGTCAACACCTGCCTGGTGGCGCTCCTCGCGGTGCCGGCCGTCCGCCGGCCGGCCGGCGCCGCGCTGGCCCTGGCGGCCGCGGTCACCACCGCGGTGTGGCTGTGGGCGCCGCGCGCCCAGCAGTCCGGCTCGGCGCGGATCGCGGTGGTCCAGTCGGGAGTCCTGGCGGCCGGCAACAGCCGGTTCGACCGTGAAGTGCAGCTGACCCGTGGGCTGGTGGGATCGCACCCCGACCTGGTGGTGTGGGGCGAGAGCAGTATCAGTGTCGACCTGGCCGACCATCCGCAGGTCACCCGGAAGCTGACCGCCCTGTCCCGCGAGGTGGGCGCCGACCTGCTGGTCAATGTGGACGCCCCGCGCGCCGACGGCAAGGGCATCTCCAAGACCTCCGAGCTGGTCGGCCCGGACGGCGTGACCGGCCCGACGTACGACAAGATGCGTCTGGTGCCCTTCGGCGAGTACGTACCGCTGCGCTCGGTGCTCGGCTGGGCCACCTCGGTGGGGAAGGCGGCCGGCCAGGACCGTCTGCCCGGCACCAGGCAGGTGGTGATGGACACCGGGACACTGCGGCTCGGGCCGCTGGTCTGCTTCGAGTCCGCGTTCCCCGACATGAGCCGTCATCTGACGGGCGACGGGGCGCAGGTGCTCATCGCCCAGTCGTCGACGTCGTCCTTCCAGCACAGCTGGGCGCCCGCCCAGCACGCCTCGCTCGCCGCGCTGCGGGCCGCCGAGGACTGGCGGCCGATGGTGCACGCCACCCTCACCGGGATCAGCGCGGTGTACGACGCGGACGGCCGGCCGGTCGGCCACCGGATCGGTACGAGCAGCAGCACGTCCGAGGTCTTCCAGGTGCCGCTGGCGACCGGGCGCAGCCCCTATGCGCGGTTCGGCGACTGGGTGCCGCGGCTCGCCCTGCTGCTGGCGCTCGCCGCGCTCGCCTACGAGGTGACGGCCCGGGTCAGGAAGTCCGCGGCGCCCGTCCCCGAGCACGCCGTCTGA
- a CDS encoding prolyl oligopeptidase family serine peptidase, with amino-acid sequence MDKITLPRQLARTQRFSLGLPRSFTLLPDGSGVLFLRTRGPEDRTGCLWLRDAAGERLLVDPSTLAGAAGELPEAERVRRERAREHSGGIVAYSADAAVRTVAFALDGTLWMLGLDGGRPARRLPTAGPVVDPRLDPTGHRVAYVTGGALHVVETTGADLAAAEPEHEDITYGLAEHVAAESMHRYRGYWWSPDGEHLLAARVDTTPVQRWWIGDPANPHRPPRAVPYPAAGTANADVSLHVLGLDGERTEVRWDRAGYEYLATAGWDAHGPLLGVQSRDQRTLRVLAADPDSGATRPLHEQRDPAWVQLIPGTPARTATGTLVHTADEGDTRRLTVDGEPVTPPGLQLRYVVSVDGESVLFVASDEPTEQHLWSYDPRAGGLRRISAEPGVHSGQRAGGTVLLESAVDGRRTFRLLMDGARPGAGRDGAGPEHAAPGSAGPDGARWDGAGPAGADPESTVPKGAGPRRVLPVASLAAEPVTPPRVTWLRAGERQLRTAVLLPSWYEPGGGPLPVLLKPYGGPAAQLVTRACGWAMAEGQWFADEGFAVVIADGRGTPGRGPRWEKTVHGDTLSAPIEDQVTALHAAAERFPALDLTRVAIRGWSYGGTLAVAAVLRRPDVFHAAISGAGPSDQRLYDTHWRERFLGHPDDEPEAYDRSSPIGEAAALRRPLLLVHGLADDNVVPAHTLRLSAALLAAHRHHEVLPLSATTHSPSDEAVVEGLLRHQMNFLRVSLNVPARPAV; translated from the coding sequence ATGGACAAGATCACTCTTCCCCGCCAACTCGCCCGCACCCAGCGCTTCTCACTCGGCCTGCCCCGGTCCTTCACCCTGCTCCCGGACGGTTCCGGGGTGCTGTTCCTGCGCACCCGCGGCCCGGAGGACCGCACCGGCTGCCTGTGGCTGCGCGACGCGGCCGGCGAACGGCTGCTCGTGGATCCCTCGACACTCGCCGGGGCGGCCGGCGAACTGCCGGAAGCCGAACGCGTCCGCCGGGAGCGGGCCCGCGAGCACTCCGGCGGCATCGTCGCCTACAGCGCCGACGCCGCGGTGCGGACCGTCGCCTTCGCGCTCGACGGCACCTTGTGGATGCTCGGCCTCGACGGCGGCCGGCCGGCCCGGCGGCTGCCCACCGCGGGACCGGTGGTGGACCCCCGGCTCGACCCGACCGGGCACCGCGTCGCCTACGTCACCGGCGGCGCGCTGCACGTGGTGGAGACGACCGGGGCGGACCTGGCGGCGGCCGAGCCCGAGCACGAGGACATCACGTACGGCCTCGCCGAGCACGTCGCGGCCGAGTCGATGCACCGCTACCGCGGGTACTGGTGGTCCCCCGACGGCGAGCACCTGCTGGCGGCACGGGTGGACACCACGCCGGTGCAGCGGTGGTGGATCGGGGACCCGGCGAATCCGCACCGGCCGCCGCGCGCCGTCCCGTACCCGGCGGCCGGCACCGCCAACGCCGACGTGTCGCTCCACGTGCTCGGCCTCGACGGCGAACGCACCGAAGTGCGCTGGGACCGCGCCGGGTACGAGTACCTGGCCACCGCCGGCTGGGACGCCCACGGCCCGCTGCTGGGCGTGCAGAGCCGCGATCAGCGGACGCTGCGGGTACTGGCCGCGGACCCGGACTCCGGCGCCACCCGGCCGCTGCACGAGCAGCGCGACCCGGCGTGGGTGCAGCTGATCCCGGGGACACCCGCCCGGACGGCCACGGGAACCCTCGTGCACACCGCGGACGAGGGCGACACCAGGCGGCTGACGGTCGACGGCGAACCGGTCACCCCGCCGGGGCTGCAACTGCGGTACGTCGTGTCGGTGGACGGCGAGTCGGTGCTCTTCGTGGCGAGCGACGAGCCCACCGAGCAGCACCTGTGGTCGTACGATCCGCGGGCCGGCGGTCTGCGCCGGATCAGCGCGGAGCCGGGCGTCCACAGCGGGCAGCGCGCGGGCGGCACGGTGCTGCTGGAGTCCGCGGTGGACGGCCGGCGGACCTTCCGGCTGCTGATGGACGGTGCCCGGCCGGGCGCGGGGCGGGACGGCGCGGGACCGGAGCACGCAGCTCCGGGGAGTGCGGGACCGGACGGCGCGCGGTGGGACGGCGCGGGACCGGCCGGCGCGGACCCCGAGAGTACGGTCCCGAAGGGCGCGGGTCCGCGGCGCGTCCTCCCCGTCGCCTCGCTCGCCGCCGAGCCGGTCACCCCGCCCCGCGTCACCTGGCTGCGGGCCGGGGAGCGGCAGCTGCGTACCGCGGTGCTGCTGCCCTCCTGGTACGAGCCCGGCGGCGGCCCGCTGCCGGTGCTGCTCAAGCCGTACGGCGGCCCGGCGGCCCAACTGGTCACCCGGGCCTGCGGCTGGGCGATGGCCGAGGGGCAGTGGTTCGCCGACGAGGGGTTCGCGGTGGTGATCGCGGACGGCCGCGGCACCCCGGGGCGCGGCCCGCGGTGGGAGAAGACGGTGCACGGCGACACACTGAGCGCGCCGATCGAGGACCAGGTGACGGCCCTGCACGCCGCCGCGGAGCGGTTCCCCGCGCTGGATCTCACCCGGGTCGCGATCCGCGGCTGGTCCTACGGCGGCACGCTGGCCGTCGCCGCCGTGCTGCGCCGTCCGGATGTCTTCCACGCGGCGATCTCCGGCGCCGGCCCCAGCGACCAGCGGCTGTACGACACGCACTGGCGGGAGCGCTTCCTCGGCCACCCCGACGACGAACCGGAGGCGTACGACCGCAGCTCGCCGATCGGCGAGGCGGCGGCGCTGCGCAGGCCGCTGCTGCTGGTCCACGGTCTGGCCGACGACAACGTGGTGCCCGCGCACACCCTGCGGCTGTCCGCTGCGCTGCTCGCCGCCCACCGCCACCACGAGGTGCTGCCGCTCTCCGCCACCACCCACTCGCCGAGTGACGAGGCGGTGGTGGAGGGGTTGCTGCGCCACCAGATGAACTTCTTGCGCGTGTCGTTGAACGTTCCGGCCCGCCCGGCCGTATGA
- the fabG gene encoding 3-oxoacyl-ACP reductase FabG, whose product MSTTEQRVAIVTGAARGIGAATAVRLAAEGRAVAVLDLDEGACKETVETITAAGGKAVAVGADVSDEEQVEAAVAKAVEELGAPTILVNNAGVLRDNLLFKMTATDWDTVMNVHLRGAFLMTRAVQKHMVDAKFGRVVNLSSSSALGNRGQANYSAAKAGMQGFTKTLAIELGKFGVTANAVAPGFIVTDMTAATAARVGMGFEDFQAAAATQIPVQRVGRPEDVANAIAFFTGDAAGFISGQVMYVAGGPLN is encoded by the coding sequence ATGTCCACCACCGAGCAGCGCGTCGCGATCGTCACCGGCGCCGCACGCGGAATCGGCGCCGCCACCGCGGTACGGCTGGCCGCGGAGGGCCGGGCCGTCGCCGTACTCGACCTCGACGAGGGCGCCTGCAAGGAGACCGTGGAGACCATCACGGCGGCCGGCGGCAAGGCCGTCGCGGTCGGCGCCGACGTCTCCGACGAGGAGCAGGTCGAAGCCGCCGTCGCCAAGGCCGTCGAGGAGCTGGGCGCGCCCACCATCCTGGTCAACAACGCCGGCGTGCTCCGCGACAACCTGCTCTTCAAGATGACCGCCACCGACTGGGACACCGTCATGAACGTCCACCTGCGGGGCGCCTTCCTGATGACCCGGGCGGTCCAGAAGCACATGGTGGACGCGAAGTTCGGCCGGGTGGTCAACCTCTCCTCGTCCTCCGCGCTCGGCAACCGCGGCCAGGCCAACTACTCCGCCGCCAAAGCCGGTATGCAGGGCTTCACCAAGACCCTCGCCATCGAGCTGGGCAAGTTCGGCGTCACCGCCAACGCGGTCGCCCCCGGCTTCATCGTCACCGACATGACCGCCGCCACCGCCGCCCGGGTCGGGATGGGCTTCGAGGACTTCCAGGCCGCGGCCGCCACCCAGATCCCCGTCCAGCGGGTGGGCAGGCCCGAGGACGTCGCCAACGCCATCGCGTTCTTCACCGGCGACGCGGCCGGCTTCATCTCCGGCCAGGTCATGTACGTGGCCGGCGGCCCGCTCAACTGA
- a CDS encoding Rieske (2Fe-2S) protein yields MPETSGSPVSPTRRGVVAAAGGVGLAAVLAACGSGSDSSSDSSSPSSASNGNPAPSDAPTTAGSGGGGGTPLAKTSDIPVGGGKIFADQKVVVTQPTAGQFKGFSAICTHMGCTVTSVSDGTINCPCHGSKYHVADGSVANGPATQALPAKQVTVSGSEVTLA; encoded by the coding sequence ATGCCCGAAACCTCCGGATCTCCCGTGTCCCCCACCCGCCGCGGTGTCGTCGCCGCGGCGGGCGGCGTGGGACTGGCCGCAGTCCTCGCCGCCTGCGGGTCGGGCTCGGACTCCAGCTCGGACTCCTCCTCGCCGTCGTCCGCGTCCAACGGCAACCCGGCGCCCTCCGACGCCCCGACCACCGCCGGCTCCGGCGGGGGCGGCGGTACGCCGCTGGCCAAGACCTCCGACATCCCGGTCGGCGGCGGCAAGATCTTCGCCGACCAGAAGGTGGTCGTCACGCAGCCCACGGCAGGTCAGTTCAAGGGCTTCTCGGCGATCTGCACCCACATGGGATGCACGGTCACCAGCGTCTCGGACGGCACCATCAACTGCCCCTGCCACGGGAGCAAGTACCACGTGGCGGACGGCAGCGTGGCCAACGGCCCGGCGACCCAGGCCCTGCCCGCCAAGCAGGTCACCGTCTCCGGGAGCGAGGTCACGCTGGCCTGA
- a CDS encoding Gfo/Idh/MocA family protein: MKIGVIGLGDIAQKAYLPVLAAQPGLELHLHTRTPATMERVGDAYRLPHRHTSLDALLDQGLDGAFVHAPTEHHAEIGARLIEAGVPAYIDKPFGYHVADARRLVELADSRGVSLTAGFNRRCAPGYAQCLDHPRDLILMQKNRVGLADDPRRVVFDDFVHVVDTLRFLVPGPVEQVRVSARVREGLLHHVVLQLTGDGFTAIGSMNRMSGSTEESLDVSGADSRRQVLNLAEVVDHKGQPTLRRRGDWVPVARQRGIEQAALAFLDAVRGGTLLSARDALETHELCERIVTEIAG; the protein is encoded by the coding sequence CTGAAGATCGGCGTCATCGGACTCGGTGACATCGCGCAGAAGGCGTACCTCCCGGTGCTCGCCGCCCAGCCCGGCCTCGAACTCCACCTGCACACCCGGACCCCGGCGACCATGGAGCGGGTCGGCGACGCCTACCGGCTGCCGCACCGCCACACCTCGCTTGACGCGCTCCTCGACCAGGGCCTGGACGGTGCCTTCGTGCACGCGCCGACCGAGCACCACGCCGAGATCGGCGCCCGGCTCATCGAGGCCGGCGTCCCCGCCTACATCGACAAGCCCTTCGGCTACCACGTGGCCGACGCCAGGCGGCTCGTGGAACTCGCCGACAGCCGCGGGGTGTCCCTGACGGCCGGCTTCAACCGCCGCTGCGCGCCCGGGTACGCCCAGTGCCTCGACCACCCGCGCGACCTGATCCTCATGCAGAAGAACCGGGTCGGTCTCGCCGACGACCCGCGCCGGGTGGTGTTCGACGACTTCGTGCACGTGGTGGACACGCTGCGCTTCCTCGTACCCGGTCCGGTGGAGCAGGTGCGGGTCTCGGCCCGGGTACGGGAAGGGCTCCTCCACCACGTGGTGCTGCAGCTGACCGGTGACGGCTTCACCGCGATCGGCTCGATGAACCGGATGAGCGGCTCCACCGAGGAGAGCCTGGACGTCAGCGGCGCCGACTCGCGCCGCCAGGTGCTCAACCTCGCCGAAGTGGTGGACCACAAGGGTCAGCCGACCCTCCGGCGGCGTGGCGACTGGGTTCCGGTGGCCCGGCAGCGCGGCATCGAGCAGGCCGCGCTCGCCTTCCTCGACGCGGTGCGCGGCGGCACGCTGCTCAGCGCGCGCGACGCGCTGGAGACCCACGAGCTGTGCGAGCGGATCGTCACCGAGATCGCCGGCTGA